Proteins encoded by one window of Salvia splendens isolate huo1 chromosome 5, SspV2, whole genome shotgun sequence:
- the LOC121802490 gene encoding protein Dr1 homolog — translation MEPMDIVGRTKEDASLPKATMTKIIKEMLPPDVRVARDTQDLLIECCVEFINLVSSESNEVCNREDKRTIAPEHVLKALEVLGFGEYIEEVYAAYEQHRLETVDTVRSGKWSNGAEMTEEEALAEQQRMFAEARARMNGGGSGSKQSDPETQPSASSNSFTLSTI, via the exons ATGGAACCTATGGACATTGTTGGCCGAACAAAGGAGGATGCTTCCCTTCCAAAAG CAACAATGACAAAAATCATCAAAGAGATGCTACCTCCAGATGTTCGTGTTGCTAGAGATACTCAAGATCTTTTAATTGAGTGCTGTGTAG AGTTTATCAATCTTGTTTCGTCTGAATCCAATGAAGTCTGTAACAGAGAAGATAAAAGAACAATTGCACCAGAACATGTGCTCAAGGCCTTAGAG GTTCTTGGATTTGGGGAGTATATTGAAGAAGTTTATGCTGCGTATGAGCAGCACAGGCTTGAGACAGTG GACACCGTGAGAAGTGGGAAATGGAGCAACGGAGCTGAAATGACTGAAGAAGAAGCATTGGCAGAGCAGCAGAGGATGTTTGCTGAGGCACGTGCTCGGATGAATGGAGGTGGCTCGGGTTCCAAGCAGTCGGACCCTGAGACCCAACCAAGTGCAAGCAGTAACTCATTTACTTTATCAACCATTTAG
- the LOC121802489 gene encoding protein MIZU-KUSSEI 1-like has product MYIYRKRQREAISIMASSVNKKEVEQSHFKWTSKTSNNNEEDAGKSKSNSRKLHGLALVLRLRSLFGKNSNQRVMIGTLFGNKRGHVHLSFQKDPKSDPTLLIQLATPITGLVREMGCGTIRITLESEKRVKKSDLALVEERVWRTYYNGVKCGTATRMECGDKERKILKAVEPISMGAGVLPAVADGDEEEVIYMRSKFERVIGSSDSEAFYMLNPDNNGTAPPELSIYLLRI; this is encoded by the exons ATGTACATATATAGAAAGAGACAGAGAGAAGCCATAAGCATAATGGCAAGTAGTGTAAACAAGAAAGAGGTGGAGCAGAGCCATTTCAAGTGGACTAGCAAAACAAGTAACAATAATGAAGAAGATGCTGGCAAATCAAAGAGTAACAGTAGGAAACTGCATGGTTTGGCACTGGTTTTGAGGCTGCGATCATTATTTGGGAAAAACTCGAATCAAAGAGTGATGATAGGAACCCTATTTGGCAACAAGCGCGGTCACGTTCACTTGTCTTTCCAAAAGGATCCCAAATCCGACCCTACGTTGCTCATCCAACTCGCTACACCAATTACAG GATTGGTTCGGGAAATGGGATGCGGGACCATACGCATCACGCTTGAGAGCGAGAAGAGAGTGAAGAAGAGCGATCTTGCACTAGTAGAAGAGCGTGTTTGGCGAACTTACTACAACGGAGTGAAGTGCGGAACAGCGACGAGGATGGAATGTGGCGACAAGGAGCGGAAGATATTGAAGGCGGTGGAGCCAATATCGATGGGCGCCGGAGTTCTGCCTGCGGTTGCGGACGGAGACGAGGAAGAGGTGATATACATGAGGTCCAAGTTTGAGAGGGTTATTGGCTCTTCGGATTCTGAGGCTTTTTACATGCTAAACCCAGACAACAATGGCACTGCTCCTCCGGAACTCAGCATCTATTTACTTAGAATCTAA